Proteins encoded within one genomic window of Cytophagales bacterium:
- a CDS encoding cysteine hydrolase family protein: protein MTQNEPKPALLIIDFQKGFDIEEHWGGNRNNRDAESKIVAILEKWRALGYPVFHIVHSSKDPNSKLHASHPGYVMKDEIQPGEGEPLIVKQVNSAFIGTDLQEQLDQQGIKELVIVGLTTNHCVSTTTRMAGNFGYDVRLISDATATFDRIGLNGEKFDAETIHQTALASLNDEFAEVIDTKELLRRC from the coding sequence ATGACACAAAATGAGCCTAAACCCGCCCTGCTGATCATCGACTTCCAAAAAGGATTTGACATTGAAGAACATTGGGGTGGTAACAGAAACAATCGGGATGCCGAATCGAAAATTGTTGCGATACTCGAGAAATGGCGCGCACTTGGCTATCCGGTGTTTCACATTGTTCACAGTTCCAAAGACCCAAACTCCAAGCTGCATGCCTCTCATCCGGGATATGTAATGAAGGACGAGATCCAGCCTGGTGAAGGAGAACCTTTGATCGTGAAGCAAGTGAACAGCGCGTTCATTGGCACTGATCTGCAAGAGCAACTGGACCAACAAGGCATCAAAGAACTGGTGATCGTAGGGCTGACGACCAATCATTGTGTATCCACCACCACGCGAATGGCGGGTAATTTCGGCTATGACGTCCGTCTGATCTCAGATGCTACGGCCACTTTTGACCGAATAGGACTCAATGGAGAAAAGTTTGACGCGGAAACCATTCATCAGACCGCCCTGGCGAGTTTGAATGACGAGTTTGCTGAAGTGATTGACACGAAAGAATTGCTGCGGAGGTGTTAA
- a CDS encoding acyl-CoA desaturase has protein sequence MELKFTNQEDRDFVRKLNKRVSGYFASNDLKKQANAWGWTKAALLLSAYLLSYVGLYYQNAFPGLLFCFGILGALKIFLALNVAHDAAHQSFASNKNVNHLLLKVFDFLGASSHIWQMRHIAHHAFTNIADHDVDIKQSWLVRIFPSSPLRKIHQFQHVYMFFLYGIYTINWLILRDIRDTWNFNGSNDHERLSLRVSALFTKAMYLIMMVLLPASVLDFSLGQVITGFLVMHLTASYTVASVLASTHVGLAAAFPIPNEKGVMPHSYERHQLLTTVDFATNNPIITQLYGGFNHHVVHHLFPNVCHVHYPKLTAILIDTCQEYHMPYKSNRTMWQAIQSHWHLLKQRGQQGLNLSLPEF, from the coding sequence ATGGAATTGAAATTCACGAATCAGGAAGACCGGGATTTTGTCCGGAAACTGAATAAGCGAGTCTCTGGCTACTTTGCTTCCAATGACCTAAAAAAGCAAGCCAACGCGTGGGGATGGACCAAAGCAGCTTTGCTCTTGTCGGCCTACTTACTGAGCTATGTAGGCCTTTATTATCAAAACGCTTTTCCGGGGCTCTTGTTTTGCTTCGGCATATTGGGTGCCTTAAAAATTTTCCTGGCCCTTAACGTGGCGCACGATGCAGCACATCAATCCTTCGCCTCTAATAAAAACGTGAATCACCTGCTCTTGAAGGTATTTGATTTTCTGGGTGCTAGCAGTCATATCTGGCAAATGAGACACATTGCCCATCATGCCTTTACCAATATCGCGGATCATGATGTAGACATCAAACAATCCTGGCTCGTAAGGATCTTTCCTTCATCACCGTTGAGAAAAATACACCAGTTTCAACATGTGTACATGTTTTTCCTCTATGGCATTTACACCATCAACTGGCTGATCCTGAGAGATATTAGAGACACCTGGAACTTCAATGGAAGCAATGATCACGAACGCTTAAGTCTTAGAGTGAGCGCACTCTTCACGAAAGCCATGTACCTGATCATGATGGTCCTTTTGCCGGCTTCTGTGCTTGATTTCAGTTTGGGACAAGTTATTACGGGATTTCTAGTGATGCACCTTACTGCCAGCTACACAGTAGCCAGTGTACTGGCCTCCACGCATGTGGGACTTGCTGCAGCTTTTCCAATACCCAATGAAAAAGGTGTCATGCCCCATTCATATGAGCGACATCAGTTACTTACTACGGTGGACTTTGCCACGAACAACCCTATCATCACTCAGCTCTATGGTGGTTTCAATCATCATGTCGTTCACCATCTATTCCCGAATGTTTGTCACGTACACTATCCGAAGCTTACGGCTATACTGATAGACACCTGCCAGGAATATCACATGCCTTACAAATCGAATCGCACCATGTGGCAGGCTATCCAATCGCATTGGCACTTGCTCAAACAACGTGGACAGCAGGGCCTCAACCTATCTCTTCCCGAATTTTAA
- a CDS encoding phosphotransferase, translating into MSLFPAHYSTLSATALNEYLQAAYGLKGITTSFLVRNVSDTYVIRDEEPKYILKIYRDSHRSRAQIQAEVDVLNYLKENGAKVAYPIPDVSGNYLQQFEASEGIRYGVLFLFAPGSVSKDLTGNQLQVLGREMAFNHQLLSKEDLTFDRPEYSIATTIHQPLEVLPEMFERFNYPEGLERLQGIAKKALDTFEAIDTRSFAMGYCHYDYMPKNFHYSDKDEITFFDWDFFGKGLLVNDLMSFQVHYFLHQLHGFISKEEATKDFKTFVSAYRERRGISDLELSAIPVLGTMFWTFYLVVQYQGFDDFSNPYFNKNFIKAWLGRIEQWEQFAKD; encoded by the coding sequence ATGAGTTTGTTTCCTGCCCATTATTCTACTTTATCAGCTACGGCGCTCAATGAATACCTCCAAGCTGCTTATGGACTGAAAGGGATAACGACTTCATTTCTGGTACGTAATGTCAGCGATACTTATGTGATCCGAGATGAAGAACCAAAATACATTCTTAAGATCTATCGAGACAGCCATCGGTCTCGTGCTCAGATCCAGGCTGAAGTAGATGTGCTCAATTACCTGAAGGAAAACGGTGCCAAAGTTGCTTACCCCATTCCGGATGTCAGCGGAAACTACCTGCAGCAGTTCGAAGCGAGTGAGGGGATACGATATGGAGTATTATTTCTGTTTGCTCCTGGAAGTGTGTCTAAAGATCTTACCGGCAATCAGTTACAAGTTTTAGGTCGGGAGATGGCCTTCAATCACCAATTGTTATCAAAAGAGGATTTGACGTTTGACCGACCGGAATACAGCATAGCAACAACGATACATCAACCGCTCGAAGTGCTTCCGGAGATGTTCGAGCGGTTCAACTATCCGGAGGGTCTAGAACGGTTACAGGGAATCGCGAAAAAGGCGCTGGATACTTTTGAAGCAATTGATACCCGTTCGTTTGCAATGGGTTATTGCCACTATGATTACATGCCCAAAAACTTTCACTACTCAGATAAAGACGAGATCACTTTCTTCGATTGGGACTTTTTTGGGAAAGGCCTGTTGGTAAATGACCTCATGTCGTTCCAGGTGCACTACTTTTTACACCAGTTGCACGGCTTCATCTCCAAAGAAGAGGCTACTAAAGATTTTAAGACCTTCGTTTCAGCTTACCGGGAACGGCGTGGTATTTCAGATTTGGAATTATCTGCTATTCCAGTCTTAGGTACCATGTTCTGGACCTTTTATCTGGTTGTCCAGTATCAGGGTTTCGATGATTTTTCCAATCCTTACTTCAATAAGAACTTTATCAAAGCATGGCTTGGGCGCATAGAGCAATGGGAGCAGTTTGCGAAGGATTAA
- a CDS encoding type II CAAX endopeptidase family protein produces MTKQHYPSIKQGFALILWYILFSIVAVIALMPLGIDAASGSSLGNFGYYVISMGLLAALGLKNSSREVPIVGDFTKMTWWAVLLLIPLVVLNIIVIDPLVSLIPMPDAFKELFEDLLKRDLFTFLTIVIAAPILEEFVFRGIVLEGFLKNYDAKKSIIWSAVLFGAVHLNPWQFIGAGILGAYIGWVYYRTRSLIPCIIIHMVNNLIAFLGFYYFPDIDSFQELSPSLTATLVALLGAVVSLIVVVKALDKGMPEAPIYMEEKEVMEEEVADLKE; encoded by the coding sequence ATGACGAAACAACATTACCCTTCCATCAAACAAGGATTTGCTCTTATTCTTTGGTACATCCTGTTCTCAATTGTAGCAGTCATTGCATTAATGCCTTTAGGGATAGATGCAGCAAGTGGCTCCAGTCTGGGAAATTTTGGTTATTACGTGATATCAATGGGCCTACTTGCCGCTCTTGGACTAAAAAATTCCAGTAGAGAGGTACCAATTGTTGGCGACTTCACGAAAATGACCTGGTGGGCTGTCCTTTTATTGATCCCGCTGGTCGTCCTCAACATCATCGTGATTGACCCACTGGTTTCACTGATCCCTATGCCGGATGCCTTTAAGGAACTCTTTGAGGACTTATTGAAAAGAGACTTATTTACGTTTTTAACGATCGTGATCGCCGCGCCCATTCTGGAAGAATTTGTATTCAGAGGTATCGTCCTTGAAGGGTTCCTGAAAAACTACGATGCTAAAAAATCGATCATATGGTCTGCGGTACTTTTTGGTGCCGTTCACTTGAATCCATGGCAGTTCATCGGGGCAGGTATCCTCGGAGCTTATATTGGATGGGTTTATTACCGTACCCGGTCGCTCATTCCTTGCATTATCATCCACATGGTCAATAATCTGATCGCATTCCTGGGATTTTATTATTTCCCGGATATCGATTCGTTTCAGGAACTGTCACCAAGTTTGACGGCCACACTAGTGGCCCTATTAGGAGCTGTAGTCTCGCTGATTGTGGTGGTAAAAGCCCTGGACAAGGGTATGCCAGAAGCTCCCATTTACATGGAAGAAAAGGAAGTCATGGAGGAAGAAGTAGCTGACCTGAAAGAATAG
- a CDS encoding BlaI/MecI/CopY family transcriptional regulator translates to MVNLTKAEEKIMKILWDIGKGFIKDIRDQYPDPKPPYNSVSTIVRVLAQKEIIGYKVYGISYEYYPLVSKEEYRKGQLSRLISDYYNNSLTQIVSFFSESSNLDKAELDEALKMLEELKNKEHD, encoded by the coding sequence ATGGTCAACTTAACCAAGGCAGAAGAGAAGATCATGAAGATTCTCTGGGATATTGGAAAAGGTTTTATCAAGGATATACGAGATCAATATCCCGACCCTAAACCTCCGTACAATTCAGTTTCGACCATTGTACGTGTATTAGCACAGAAGGAGATCATTGGATATAAGGTTTATGGGATTTCCTACGAATATTATCCATTAGTCTCCAAAGAAGAGTATCGAAAGGGTCAACTATCACGGTTGATTTCCGACTATTATAATAACTCTCTTACTCAGATTGTTAGTTTTTTCTCTGAAAGCAGCAATCTGGACAAAGCAGAATTAGATGAAGCACTTAAAATGTTGGAAGAACTGAAAAATAAGGAACATGATTGA
- a CDS encoding M56 family metallopeptidase, which yields MIEVLIYLLESSLILMLMYLIYATLLKGETFFNFNRFFLLTIPICSLALPLFHFNSFFIQVPVIKDIHQFRRSYYQMMEGWEEQIAAGTIQNEATSISGINGWMLFLGLILLIYVIGMIFQLTKTWLIYRQMNHMTSLRAPIAMSGLQVILLPELKSPFSFMKTVFIPEELEKSQALDQILTHEKTHVRQGHTYDLIFVQLMAAIFWFNPFIWRLINALKTIHEYIADKNVIKRGYSLVAYQTMLLRQVISDNSHELVHNFNFSFIKRRIAMMNHKKSGWTGKTKVMLSLSITLILALVVTQGNAWMNAEQVVESTIQPYLDDQHLDQETGVKISTIEQRDFKGVFSVKVDNIDAADISYEATQVREGIGLNQVKGEGPIDLLDFFRNIKVGEWVVIEVTTPDKTTFIKFPIVE from the coding sequence ATGATTGAAGTACTCATTTATCTTTTGGAAAGTAGTCTGATACTTATGTTGATGTATCTGATCTATGCGACATTATTGAAAGGAGAAACGTTTTTCAATTTCAATCGCTTCTTTCTTCTGACTATTCCGATATGCTCATTGGCCTTACCCTTATTCCATTTCAATTCGTTTTTCATACAGGTGCCAGTAATAAAGGACATCCATCAATTCCGGAGGTCCTACTATCAAATGATGGAGGGCTGGGAAGAACAAATCGCAGCAGGCACCATTCAAAATGAAGCTACTTCGATTTCTGGAATTAATGGCTGGATGCTGTTCTTGGGGCTCATCTTATTGATTTATGTGATTGGCATGATTTTTCAGTTGACCAAAACCTGGTTGATTTATCGTCAAATGAATCACATGACTTCATTACGTGCTCCTATCGCCATGAGTGGATTACAAGTGATCCTGCTGCCTGAGTTAAAATCGCCATTTTCATTCATGAAGACGGTCTTTATCCCAGAAGAGCTGGAGAAATCACAAGCGCTTGATCAAATTCTGACACACGAAAAAACACATGTCCGGCAAGGACACACCTACGATTTAATATTTGTTCAATTAATGGCGGCCATTTTCTGGTTCAATCCTTTTATATGGCGGCTTATAAACGCTCTAAAAACCATACATGAATACATAGCAGATAAGAATGTGATCAAAAGGGGTTATTCCTTGGTTGCGTACCAGACCATGCTTCTGAGACAAGTGATCAGCGACAACTCTCATGAGTTGGTACACAATTTCAATTTTTCATTTATAAAAAGAAGAATAGCCATGATGAATCATAAAAAATCCGGATGGACTGGTAAAACGAAAGTAATGCTTTCCCTTTCCATCACACTCATTTTAGCACTTGTAGTGACACAGGGCAATGCATGGATGAATGCCGAACAAGTCGTTGAATCAACGATTCAACCTTATTTGGATGATCAACACCTTGATCAGGAAACGGGTGTCAAAATTTCTACAATAGAACAGCGCGATTTTAAAGGAGTGTTTTCTGTAAAAGTTGATAACATCGATGCTGCAGACATCTCCTATGAAGCAACACAAGTTCGGGAGGGTATTGGACTGAACCAGGTAAAAGGTGAAGGTCCTATTGACCTGCTGGACTTTTTCAGAAACATCAAGGTAGGCGAATGGGTCGTAATAGAGGTTACCACACCGGACAAAACGACATTTATCAAATTCCCTATTGTTGAATGA
- a CDS encoding SDR family oxidoreductase: MKLKNKVGIITGATSGMGKAMAMRMHEEGASLVLNGRNAARAEELKNTLEAKRLDSVAIMIGDVRQVATNELLVKAAIDQFGQLDFVITNAGILGLGKVTEVQVEDWHATFDTNLHSVYYLAKYSLPHLRNSRGTFIGNASIAAFKNFPNHPAYCASKAAMVALVKQMALDYGPDVRANCLCPGPVDTPLIWDSAKAFDNPEQAVAQAGEKTLLNRLGTPDDIAKLALFLVSDDASWITGTTINIDGGIMSS; this comes from the coding sequence ATGAAACTCAAAAACAAAGTAGGGATCATCACCGGTGCCACGAGCGGAATGGGAAAAGCCATGGCCATGCGAATGCATGAAGAAGGTGCCAGTTTAGTGCTCAATGGGAGGAATGCAGCACGTGCCGAAGAATTGAAAAATACACTGGAGGCAAAACGACTGGATAGTGTGGCGATCATGATTGGTGATGTCAGACAGGTAGCAACCAATGAATTGTTGGTCAAAGCGGCAATCGATCAGTTTGGTCAACTTGACTTTGTGATTACCAATGCCGGTATCTTAGGGTTGGGCAAAGTGACGGAAGTTCAGGTAGAGGACTGGCATGCGACTTTTGATACCAACTTGCATTCCGTGTACTATTTAGCCAAGTACAGCTTGCCACATCTCCGAAATAGTCGTGGAACATTTATTGGGAACGCCTCCATTGCGGCATTCAAGAATTTCCCAAATCATCCGGCGTATTGTGCGTCCAAGGCTGCCATGGTCGCATTGGTCAAACAGATGGCCCTGGATTATGGTCCCGATGTACGGGCCAATTGCCTATGCCCTGGTCCGGTTGATACACCCCTGATCTGGGATTCTGCCAAAGCATTTGACAATCCGGAGCAAGCAGTAGCCCAGGCGGGTGAAAAGACATTACTGAACCGTCTTGGCACCCCTGATGATATCGCTAAGCTGGCGTTGTTTCTCGTTTCCGATGATGCGAGTTGGATCACCGGTACGACCATCAACATTGATGGTGGGATCATGTCATCTTGA
- a CDS encoding MmcQ/YjbR family DNA-binding protein, protein MQIPSKHLVFKELALSFPNTEQAPHFDRTAFKVIGKRIFATLHHATDSANLKLSPEDQKAFCELGDHIYAVPNKWGTQGWTTFELGNCAEEVVKSALESAYLQVGKK, encoded by the coding sequence ATGCAAATCCCATCAAAACACTTGGTTTTTAAAGAGTTAGCACTGTCCTTTCCGAACACGGAACAAGCACCTCATTTTGACCGAACAGCTTTCAAAGTGATCGGGAAACGGATATTCGCGACACTTCACCACGCAACCGATTCCGCTAACCTTAAATTATCCCCTGAAGATCAAAAAGCTTTTTGTGAGCTCGGAGACCACATCTATGCGGTTCCTAACAAATGGGGCACGCAAGGCTGGACCACTTTTGAATTGGGTAATTGCGCAGAAGAAGTTGTCAAAAGTGCACTAGAAAGTGCCTATCTTCAGGTCGGGAAGAAATAA
- a CDS encoding VOC family protein — protein sequence MKSPITSCLWFNGKAAEAAAFHCKTFKNSEIIHSDEVVTHYNLNGYRFTALNGGPRYQMTPAVSYFVYCGNDAEIERIYKALSKGGKVLMPLNKYPWTSKYAWVQDKFGVSWQLDIDDIKVPQKIVPSLLFTDKKYALIQEAFDHYESIFDTLFLTSLPYPISAGAPLGTHQFAQFKLNNTIFNAMSNNARHDFDFTPGNSFVLECENQEEIDQCWDQLTKGGEASKCGWLVDKFGISWQVIPSQLGELMSNPDTSEAVMNSMLEMKKIVIAELEEVAK from the coding sequence ATGAAATCGCCCATTACGTCTTGCCTTTGGTTCAATGGAAAAGCAGCCGAAGCAGCAGCTTTCCACTGTAAAACATTCAAGAACAGTGAAATCATTCATAGTGATGAAGTGGTCACACATTACAACCTGAACGGCTATCGATTCACTGCATTAAATGGTGGTCCGCGATATCAAATGACCCCTGCGGTATCGTATTTTGTTTATTGCGGCAATGACGCGGAAATTGAACGCATCTATAAGGCCCTTTCGAAAGGAGGAAAGGTATTGATGCCATTGAACAAGTATCCATGGACCAGTAAATATGCCTGGGTACAGGACAAATTTGGTGTCAGCTGGCAGCTAGATATTGATGACATCAAGGTGCCACAAAAGATTGTCCCAAGCCTGTTGTTCACCGATAAGAAATACGCCCTGATCCAGGAAGCTTTTGATCATTATGAATCAATCTTCGACACCCTATTCTTAACCAGCCTTCCTTACCCGATCAGCGCGGGAGCACCTTTAGGCACGCATCAATTCGCTCAATTCAAGCTGAACAACACCATATTCAATGCGATGAGTAATAATGCCCGACACGATTTCGATTTTACTCCAGGCAACTCTTTTGTGCTCGAGTGCGAAAATCAGGAAGAGATCGATCAATGCTGGGACCAATTAACGAAAGGTGGTGAAGCCAGTAAATGTGGTTGGTTGGTAGACAAGTTTGGCATTTCATGGCAGGTAATTCCTAGTCAATTAGGGGAATTGATGAGCAATCCGGATACTTCAGAAGCGGTCATGAACAGCATGCTTGAAATGAAAAAGATAGTGATTGCGGAGCTGGAAGAGGTAGCTAAGTAA